One Myotis daubentonii chromosome 3, mMyoDau2.1, whole genome shotgun sequence genomic window carries:
- the GHSR gene encoding growth hormone secretagogue receptor type 1 isoform X1 — protein MSPSPSAPASHCPLCPPPAASLRARSARALSRAYGDLLLDQRVHLSAAFPRSQASGAGSMWNATRTEEPGPNLTMPDLGWDAPPDNDSLADELLPLFPAPLLAGVTATCVALFVVGIAGNLLTMLVVSRFRELRTTTNLYLSSMAFSDLLIFLCMPLDLVRLWQYRPWNFGDLLCKLFQFVSESCTYATVLTITALSVERYFAICFPLRAKVVVTKGRVKLVILVIWAVAFCSAGPIFVLVGVEHENGTDPRDTNECRATEFAVSSGLLTVMVWVSSVFFFLPVFCLTVLYSLIGRKLWRRRRGEAVATSLRDQNHKQTVKMLAVVVFAFILCWLPFHVGRYLFSKSFEPGSLEIAQISQYCNLVSFVLFYLSAAINPILYNIMSKKYRVAVFKLLGFEPFSQRKLSTLKDESSRAWTESSIHTRPNTSLSRVIAYYSALETIAQQNLGGS, from the exons ATGTCACCTTCTCCCTCGGCTCCTGCTTCTCACTGTCCTCTCTGtcctcccccagctgcctccctgcgCGCCCGCTCCGCCCGCGCCCTCTCTCGCGCCTACGGCGACCTCCTCCTGGACCAGCGGGTCCATCTCAGCGCCGCCTTCCCCCGGAGCCAGGCGAGCGGAGCCGGCAGCATGTGGAACGCGACGCGGACGGAGGAGCCGGGCCCCAACCTCACGATGCCGGACCTGGGCTGGGACGCGCCCCCCGACAACGACTCGCTGGCGGACGAGCTGCTGCCGCTCTTCCCCGCACCGCTGCTGGCGGGCGTCACGGCCACCTGCGTGGCGCTCTTCGTGGTGGGCATCGCGGGCAACCTGCTCACCATGCTGGTGGTGTCGCGCTTCCGCGAGCTGCGCACCACCACCAACCTCTACCTGTCCAGCATGGCCTTCTCCGACCTGCTCATCTTCCTCTGCATGCCCCTCGACCTCGTGCGCCTCTGGCAGTACCGGCCCTGGAACTTTGGCGACCTGCTCTGCAAACTCTTCCAGTTCGTCAGCGAGAGCTGCACCTACGCCACGGTGCTCACTATCACGGCGCTGAGCGTCGAGCGCTACTTCGCCATCTGCTTCCCGCTGCGGGCCAAGGTGGTGGTGACCAAAGGCCGCGTGAAGCTGGTCATCCTGGTCATCTGGGCCGTGGCCTTCTGCAGCGCCGGGCCCATCTTCGTGCTGGTGGGCGTGGAGCACGAGAACGGCACCGACCCGCGGGACACCAACGAGTGCCGCGCCACCGAGTTCGCCGTGAGCTCGGGGCTGCTCACCGTCATGGTGTGGGTGTCCAGCGTCTTCTTCTTCCTGCCCGTCTTCTGCCTCACCGTGCTCTACAGCCTCATCGGCAGGAAGCTGTGGCGCCGGCGGCGCGGCGAGGCCGTGGCCACCTCGCTCCGGGACCAGAACCACAAGCAAACAGTGAAGATGCTGG CTGTCGTGGTGTTCGCTTTCATCCTCTGCTGGCTGCCCTTCCACGTAGGACGATACTTGTTTTCCAAGTCTTTCGAGCCTGGCTCCCTGGAGATTGCTCAGATCAGCCAATACTGCAACCTCGTGTCCTTTGTCCTCTTCTACCTCAGCGCCGCCATCAATCCCATTCTGTACAACATCATGTCCAAGAAGTACCGGGTGGCAGTGTTCAAACTTTTGGGATTTGAACCTTTCTCCCAGAGGAAGCTCTCCACCCTGAAGGATGAAAGCTCTCGGGCCTGGACTGAATCTAGTATTCATACAAGACCAAACACATCGCTGAGCAGAGTCATTGCTTACTACTCTGCACTGGAAACCATAGCACAGCAGAACTTGGGAGGGAGTTGA
- the GHSR gene encoding growth hormone secretagogue receptor type 1 isoform X2, whose translation MWNATRTEEPGPNLTMPDLGWDAPPDNDSLADELLPLFPAPLLAGVTATCVALFVVGIAGNLLTMLVVSRFRELRTTTNLYLSSMAFSDLLIFLCMPLDLVRLWQYRPWNFGDLLCKLFQFVSESCTYATVLTITALSVERYFAICFPLRAKVVVTKGRVKLVILVIWAVAFCSAGPIFVLVGVEHENGTDPRDTNECRATEFAVSSGLLTVMVWVSSVFFFLPVFCLTVLYSLIGRKLWRRRRGEAVATSLRDQNHKQTVKMLAVVVFAFILCWLPFHVGRYLFSKSFEPGSLEIAQISQYCNLVSFVLFYLSAAINPILYNIMSKKYRVAVFKLLGFEPFSQRKLSTLKDESSRAWTESSIHTRPNTSLSRVIAYYSALETIAQQNLGGS comes from the exons ATGTGGAACGCGACGCGGACGGAGGAGCCGGGCCCCAACCTCACGATGCCGGACCTGGGCTGGGACGCGCCCCCCGACAACGACTCGCTGGCGGACGAGCTGCTGCCGCTCTTCCCCGCACCGCTGCTGGCGGGCGTCACGGCCACCTGCGTGGCGCTCTTCGTGGTGGGCATCGCGGGCAACCTGCTCACCATGCTGGTGGTGTCGCGCTTCCGCGAGCTGCGCACCACCACCAACCTCTACCTGTCCAGCATGGCCTTCTCCGACCTGCTCATCTTCCTCTGCATGCCCCTCGACCTCGTGCGCCTCTGGCAGTACCGGCCCTGGAACTTTGGCGACCTGCTCTGCAAACTCTTCCAGTTCGTCAGCGAGAGCTGCACCTACGCCACGGTGCTCACTATCACGGCGCTGAGCGTCGAGCGCTACTTCGCCATCTGCTTCCCGCTGCGGGCCAAGGTGGTGGTGACCAAAGGCCGCGTGAAGCTGGTCATCCTGGTCATCTGGGCCGTGGCCTTCTGCAGCGCCGGGCCCATCTTCGTGCTGGTGGGCGTGGAGCACGAGAACGGCACCGACCCGCGGGACACCAACGAGTGCCGCGCCACCGAGTTCGCCGTGAGCTCGGGGCTGCTCACCGTCATGGTGTGGGTGTCCAGCGTCTTCTTCTTCCTGCCCGTCTTCTGCCTCACCGTGCTCTACAGCCTCATCGGCAGGAAGCTGTGGCGCCGGCGGCGCGGCGAGGCCGTGGCCACCTCGCTCCGGGACCAGAACCACAAGCAAACAGTGAAGATGCTGG CTGTCGTGGTGTTCGCTTTCATCCTCTGCTGGCTGCCCTTCCACGTAGGACGATACTTGTTTTCCAAGTCTTTCGAGCCTGGCTCCCTGGAGATTGCTCAGATCAGCCAATACTGCAACCTCGTGTCCTTTGTCCTCTTCTACCTCAGCGCCGCCATCAATCCCATTCTGTACAACATCATGTCCAAGAAGTACCGGGTGGCAGTGTTCAAACTTTTGGGATTTGAACCTTTCTCCCAGAGGAAGCTCTCCACCCTGAAGGATGAAAGCTCTCGGGCCTGGACTGAATCTAGTATTCATACAAGACCAAACACATCGCTGAGCAGAGTCATTGCTTACTACTCTGCACTGGAAACCATAGCACAGCAGAACTTGGGAGGGAGTTGA